A genomic window from Salvia hispanica cultivar TCC Black 2014 chromosome 5, UniMelb_Shisp_WGS_1.0, whole genome shotgun sequence includes:
- the LOC125189682 gene encoding protein NRT1/ PTR FAMILY 2.7-like, whose product MGSEAPALLRRARGGWITFPFFIATGGLLALASGLSVNLITFLKDEFHFEDASAAKITNYVNGTLAFIPIFAAIIADSFAGCFSVICFSSFISLLGVVLLLLSATVSHLRPPSCVKGSIFCKHPTPLQAGLLYLSLALLSVGDGGTRFTLASMGADQLDTTKHQGIFFNWYLFTLYLINFVSVTVMVYVEEHLGWGWGFTIFTMANLFGLVVFLCGTKFYRFVKPTASPFKSLACVIVAAIKKRKMSLSPQTGDYHHDGDGLNCPTPFFKFLNRAAVKSEEESSSKIVNPWKLCTVQQVEDLKRLVKIVPIWISGLILCIPIAVLMSFMIIQGKTMDNRLNSHFKIPVASIHLCSLIGTCVTIPLLDRLVFPLWVKLAPTRPPTHLQRIGIGHVITIVSSIVAALVEAKRLREARSHDLRVVPMSLLWLAPQLAIVGVSEGFHFAGQVAFCYQEFPASFKSTATAVVALTVAGGYYSSNLVIDAVQNATAWLPNNINKGRLDNVYWLCSGIGALNLVFYLVCASSYKYHKS is encoded by the exons ATGGGGAGTGAAGCACCTGCACTTCTGCGCCGTGCTCGCGGCGGATGGATTACATTTCCTTTCTTCATAG CAACGGGTGGTTTGTTGGCACTGGCATCTGGATTAAGCGTCAACCTTATTACATTCTTGAAAGATGAGTTCCACTTTGAAGATGCATCTGCTGCTAAAATCACCAACTATGTCAATGGAACCTTGGCTTTCATCCCCATCTTTGCTGCAATCATTGCTGATTCATTTGCTGGCTGCTTTTCTGTCATCTGCTTCTCCTCCTTCATTTCCTTGCTG GGGGTAGTGCTGTTGCTACTATCTGCAACAGTGAGCCATTTGAGGCCTCCTAGTTGTGTAAAGGGTTCCATTTTCTGCAAGCATCCAACGCCTCTTCAAGCCGGCCTTCTGTACCTCAGCTTGGCTCTTCTCTCTGTGGGAGACGGAGGCACGCGCTTCACTCTTGCATCCATGGGAGCAGATCAGCTAGACACCACAAAACATCAAGGGATATTCTTCAATTGGTACCTTTTCACACTCTACTTGATAAACTTCGTGAGCGTAACGGTCATGGTATACGTGGAGGAACACCTAGGCTGGGGCTGGGGCTTCACCATCTTCACCATGGCCAATCTGTTTGGCTTGGTGGTCTTCCTCTGTGGCACAAAATTTTATCGCTTTGTCAAGCCCACTGCCAGCCCTTTCAAGAGCTTGGCTTGTGTCATCGTTGCAGCCATCAAGAAAAGGAAGATGTCTCTCTCACCACAAACTGGAGACTATCATCATGATGGAGATGGTTTAAACTGTCCCACGCCGTTTTTCAA GTTCTTGAACCGTGCAGCGGTGAAGAGTGAAGAAGAGTCTAGTTCAAAGATAGTGAATCCATGGAAATTATGCACAGTGCAACAAGTTGAAGATCTGAAAAGGCTAGTCAAGATTGTGCCAATATGGATAAGTGGTTTGATACTGTGTATACCTATAGCAGTGCTGATGAGTTTCATGATCATACAAGGCAAAACCATGGACAATCGTCTCAACTCTCATTTCAAAATCCCAGTTGCTTCAATCCATTTGTGTTCGCTCATCGGAACCTGTGTCACAATACCATTGTTGGACCGCCTTGTATTCCCGCTCTGGGTAAAGCTCGCTCCCACTAGGCCTCCCACGCACCTGCAACGCATTGGCATTGGCCACGTCATCACTATAGTCAGCAGCATTGTTGCGGCACTTGTGGAGGCGAAGAGATTGAGGGAGGCGAGATCGCATGATCTCAGAGTGGTTCCTATGTCGTTGTTGTGGCTGGCGCCACAGCTAGCCATTGTTGGAGTGTCAGAAGGGTTCCATTTTGCCGGACAAGTTGCATTCTGTTACCAAGAATTCCCAGCTTCGTTCAAGAGCACTGCAACCGCTGTTGTTGCTTTGACCGTCGCAGGGGGCTACTATTCGAGCAATCTTGTCATCGATGCAGTGCAGAATGCGACGGCATGGTTGCCCAACAATATAAACAAAGGGAGACTGGACAATGTGTATTGGTTGTGCAGTGGGATAGGAGCATTGAATCTGGTGTTCTATCTTGTGTGTGCATCTTCCTACAAGTACCATAAATCTTAA